In the genome of Oncorhynchus masou masou isolate Uvic2021 chromosome 26, UVic_Omas_1.1, whole genome shotgun sequence, one region contains:
- the lamtor4 gene encoding ragulator complex protein LAMTOR4, translating into MTTSALTQGLERIPDQLGYLVISEDGVLASAGELENDEHTAGVIMQMVRTACHFRLQGAVEPPFKRMSVMLEDYVYTVTVSGQKVFVVKRQNNKREPVVV; encoded by the exons ATG ACTACTAGCGCTCTGACACAGGGTCTGGAGAGGATCCCTGATCAACTGGGATATTTGGTGATCAGTGAGGATGGCGTATTGGCA tCTGCGGGGGAGCTGGAGAATGATGAGCACACAGCTGGCGTCATAATGCAGATGGTGCGGACAGCATGTCACTTCAGACTGCAGGGTGCTGTTGAGCCACCCTTCAAACGCATGTCAG TCATGCTAGAGGACTATGTGTACACAGTGACCGTGTCTGGTCAGAAGGTGTTTGTGGTGAAACGTCAGAACAACAAGAGGGAACCTGTAGTGGTGTAG